From Panicum hallii strain FIL2 chromosome 2, PHallii_v3.1, whole genome shotgun sequence, a single genomic window includes:
- the LOC112879335 gene encoding ATG8-interacting protein 1-like encodes MADDNEVTGVSPVADEWDMLPLTSSVYTSPLFRKGFDPINLPGYGDVSNSQDGTHTGLFMSDGFVFPPSEHENLPIEPEHEILPVQSEHDESITNSNGREDRCAGSNDDEWCHVSPEEVECMSNENLSVNNELPAANETPLPDSKSKETNAKQDKDHTTCKADIPCEGWWKRKSTYLFHHIKGVTTVCSVVAAGAVVGFVVMSQRWQQDHLHLHQFQFSVNGESMSRVIGAFSRLKDGLPGSEQLRSLLPTRVLPQQPLSA; translated from the exons ATGGCAGATGACAATGAGGTCACTGGAGTGTCACCTGTGGCTGATGAATGGGATATGCTACCTCTGACTTCTTCAGTATATACCAGCCCATTATTCCGGAAAGGATTTGATCCTATTAATTTGCCTGGATATGGGGATGTGAGTAATAGTCAGGATGGCACACATACTGGATTATTCATGTCAGATGGCTTTGTGTTCCCTCCAAGTGAGCATGAGAATTTGCCAATTGAACCTGAGCATGAGATTTTGCCAGTACAATCTGAGCATGATGAATCAATTACAAACAGCAATGGTAGGGAAGATAGATGTGCTGGGAGTAACGATGATGAGTGGTGCCATGTATCACCAGAAGAAGTTGAATGCATGAGTAATGAGAATCTATCTGTCAACAACGAGTTGCCTGCTGCCAATGAAACTCCTTTACCAGATTCCAAATCCAAAGAAACAAATGCTAAGCAAGATAAAGATCACACAACCTGCAAGGCTGATATTCCTTGTGAAGGATGGTGGAAAAGGAAATCCACTTATCTGTTTCACCATATAAAGGGAGTGACTACAGTCTGCTCAGTTGTGGCAGCTGGTGCTGTTGTGGGTTTTGTTGTGATGAGTCAGAGGTGGCAGCAGGACCATTTGCACCTTCATCAATTTCAGTTCAGTGTCAACGGTGAG AGCATGAGCCGAGTCATTGGAGCATTCAGCCGTTTGAAGGATGGGCTTCCAGGGAGTGAGCAGCTTAGGTCTCTGCTGCCAACTCGCGTACTCCCACAACAACCGCTTAGCGCTTGA
- the LOC112882488 gene encoding putative cyclin-dependent kinase F-2, whose protein sequence is MAAAATRKRPAPDGTHAATAAGGESKLARITLGSIYDYEKLEVLGEGSFGVVVKARHRATGEAVAVKRARASDLRAVLREAGCLAACRGHPSVVGIRDVVEDATTGDVFLVMEFVGASLRRLQRAEARPRLPEAGTRALMRQLLRGAERMHRARIIHRDIKPDNILVGPGGAVKICDLGLATPARPEGTAYPERRVGTLLYRSPEQLAGRRDYGPGVDIWALGCVMAELLTGQFMFDEDTEEKMMDKVMDLRRALAERGLQAFDEWPTFQGLPELSPGAREVLAGLLAVQPSDRLTATAALQHPWFAEEEEERPAATCCGAGRAARSSTSASVVTVVV, encoded by the coding sequence atggcggcggcggcgacgcgcaAGCGCCCGGCGCCCGACGGCACGCACGCCGCcactgcggccggcggcgagagcaAGCTGGCGCGGATCACGCTTGGGAGCATCTACGACTACGAGAAGCTGGAGGTGCTCGGGGAGGGCAGCTTCGGCGTGGTGGTCAAGGCGCGCCACCGCGCGACGGGCGAGGCGGTGGCCGTCAAGCGGGCTAGGGCCTCCGACCTCCGCGCGGTCCTCCGCGAGGCCGGCTGCCTGGCCGCGTGCCGCGGCCACCCCTCGGTCGTGGGCATCCGCGACGTCGTCGAGGACGCCACCACCGGGGACGTGTTCCTCGTCATGGAGTTCGTCGGCGCCAGCCTGCGCCGCCTGCAGCGGGCGGAGGCGCGGCCGCGGCTCCCCGAGGCCGGGACCCGCGCGCTAATGCGGCAGCTCCTGCGCGGCGCGGAGCGGATGCACCGCGCCCGGATCATCCACCGGGACATCAAGCCGGACAACATCCTCGTGGGCCCCGGCGGCGCGGTCAAGATCTGCGACCTGGGGCTCGCCACGCCGGCGAGGCCTGAGGGGACGGCGTACCCCGAGCGCCGCGTGGGCACGCTGCTCTACCGCTCGCCGGAGCAGCTGGCGGGCCGCCGGGACTACGGCCCGGGCGTCGACATCTGGGCGCTAGGGTGCGTCATGGCCGAGCTCCTCACCGGCCAGTTCATGTTCGACGAGGACACGGAGGAGAAGATGATGGACAAAGTGATGGACCTGCGGCGCGCGCTCGCCGAGAGGGGGCTGCAGGCGTTCGACGAGTGGCCGACGTTCCAGGGCCTGCCGGAGCTGTCGCCGGGAGCGCGAGAGGTCCTCGCCGGCCTGCTTGCCGTCCAGCCCAGTGACAGGCTCACCGCCACGGCCGCCCTCCAGCATCCGTGGTtcgccgaggaggaggaggaacgtCCTGCCGCCACCTGCTGCGGCGCAGGCAGAGCAGCTCGGAGTAGCACTAGTGCTAGCGTAGTGACCGTCGTGGTCTGA
- the LOC112883592 gene encoding BTB/POZ domain-containing protein At5g41330, producing the protein MDAAAAVALNVGGELFQTTAATLSQAGAASPLASLGPSSPSAPHFLDGDPRLFAQLLSFLRHGRLLAPAPPSAALLAEARRFALDGALLASLSPASAFAPLSLRPSALLPLAGRVPPSAVAVCPSPPHPASLVAAHGGVVTCFDAALATRASVLTPLPAVDSLVAVSPALALAGARDFPGVHLCRFSDDDPAAAAVPEVLSWPGSPSATVLSMAATVPSGAPSAPWLFASFESARRNSSAMVAFDLNSLSPVAEIGRKEVFGADVEAAIPATKLGWLCEHNLLLAAGSHSSPGGVVGDIRLWDIRASATVPVWEVREKEDCFADVAASDTLSALFKVGAASGEVFMADLRRLGNGGGIGLEPWVCIGDGQRAAAAASSRRKEGNGCMIECYCNWVFVTRGADVEVWSQVELAPEAGGKKVMKRNWVGSGPYMDAGAGEEAVKEKAKIVSWAFGGSRMALARADKRSVEVWDSALAKICANP; encoded by the coding sequence atggacgccgccgccgccgtcgccctcaACGTCGGCGGCGAGCTCTTCCAGACCACTGCCGCCACGCTCTCCCAGGCCGGGGCCGCGTCCCCGCTCGCCTCCCTCGGTCCCTCATCCCCATCCGCCCCGCACTTCCTCGACGGCGACCCGCGCCTCTTCGCCCAGCTCCTCTCCTTCCTCCGCCACGGCCGCCTCCTAGCGCCGGCCCCTCCCTCCGCCGCGCTTCTCGCCGAGGCCCGCCGATTCGCGCTCGACGGCGCCCTCCTCGCCTCCCTCTCCCCGGCCTCCGCCTTCGCCCCGCTCTCGCTCCGGCCCTCCGCGCTCCTCCCGCTCGCCGGCCGCGTCCCGCCCTCCGCCGTGGCGGtgtgcccctcgccgccgcaccCGGCCTCCCTCGTCGCCGCGCACGGCGGGGTGGTCACCTGCTTCGACGCCGCGCTCGCCACCCGCGCCAGCGTCCTCACGCCGCTCCCAGCCGTTGACTCGCTCGTCGCGGTGTCCCCTGCCCTCGCGCTCGCGGGCGCCCGTGACTTCCCCGGCGTCCACCTCTGCCGGTTCTCTGACGACGacccagccgccgccgctgttccGGAGGTGCTTTCCTGGCCGGGCTCGCCCTCCGCCACCGTGCTGTCTATGGCGGCCACAGTGCCATCAGGAGCCCCATCGGCGCCATGGCTCTTCGCCAGCTTCGAGTCCGCACGGCGCAACTCGAGCGCCATGGTGGCGTTCGACCTGAATTCCTTGTCTCCTGTGGCGGAAATCGGGCGGAAGGAGGTGTTCGGTGCGGACGTCGAGGCCGCGATACCTGCGACCAAGCTGGGGTGGCTTTGTGAGCACAATCTCTTGCTCGCTGCTGGCTCGCACTCCAGCCCGGGCGGGGTGGTGGGGGACATACGCCTGTGGGATATCAGGGCCAGCGCTACGGTGCCTGTGTGGGAGGTCAGGGAGAAGGAGGACTGCTTTGCGGATGTTGCCGCATCTGACACACTGTCTGCACTGTTCAAGGTGGGGGCTGCATCTGGCGAGGTGTTCATGGCAGACTTGAGGAGGCTTGGTAACGGTGGTGGCATTGGGTTGGAGCCGTGGGTGTGCATTGGTGATGGACAGAGGGCAGCTGCTGCGGCGTCATCTAGAAGGAAAGAGGGGAATGGCTGTATGATTGAGTGCTACTGCAATTGGGTGTTTGTGACACGCGGTGCAGATGTGGAGGTGTGGAGTCAGGTCGAATTGGCACCAGAGGCTGGTGGGAAGAAGGTGATGAAAAGGAATTGGGTCGGCAGCGGACCATACATGGATGCGGGGGCTGGCGAGGAAGCGGTCAAGGAGAAGGCTAAGATTGTGAGCTGGGCATTTGGAGGCAGCAGGATGGCATTGGCCAGAGCTGACAAGAGATCTGTGGAAGTATGGGATAGTGCTTTGGCGAAAATCTGTGCAAATCCCTGA